From the genome of Parazoarcus communis, one region includes:
- the katG gene encoding catalase/peroxidase HPI, with protein MSNESKCPFAGHHAASAAAGTRSNRDWWPHQLNLNILHQHAPASSPLGEDFDYAEEFKKLDLAALKQDLVALMTTSQDWWPADWGHYGGLFIRMAWHSAGTYRTADGRGGAGTGNQRFAPINSWPDNGNLDKARRLLWPIKQKYGNKISWADLMVLAGNCAMESMGFKTFGFAGGRADIFQPEEDIYWGAEAEWLATSDKPNSRYSGDRELENPLAAVQMGLIYVNPEGPDGNPDPVASGRDVRETFARMAMNDEETVALTAGGHTFGKAHGAGDPALVGPEPEGAPIEEQGLGWINSFGSGKGGDTTTSGIEGAWKPNPTTWDNGYFDMLFGYEWELTKSPAGAHQWVAKDVKPEHMIPDAHDPSKKHPPMMTTADLSMRFDPIYEPIARRFHKDPQAFADAFARAWFKLTHRDMGPKARYLGPEVPAEDLIWQDPVPAVDHPLIDANDVAELKAKVLASGLSIAELVATAWASASSFRGSDMRGGVNGARIRLAPQKDWEVNQPAQLAKVLSTLEGIQQAFNAAQSGGKKVSLADLIVLAGNAAVEAAAKAGGHALDLPFTPGRTDASQAQTDVESFAVMEPEADGFRNYRRANYTVPPEAMLVDKAQLLKLSAPEMTVLVGGLRVLGANTGGSKDGVFTQRAQTLSNDFFVNLLDMGTTWKPTSESGEKFEGRDRRTGAVKWTGTRVDLIFGSNSQLRALAEVYAQEDAKEKFVRDFAAAWTKVMNLDRFDLK; from the coding sequence ATGAGCAACGAAAGCAAGTGCCCATTCGCAGGACATCATGCCGCGAGTGCTGCGGCTGGAACGCGTTCCAATCGTGACTGGTGGCCGCACCAGCTGAACCTGAACATCCTGCACCAGCATGCGCCGGCTTCCAGCCCGCTGGGCGAGGACTTCGACTACGCTGAAGAATTCAAGAAGCTCGACCTCGCTGCGCTGAAGCAGGACCTCGTCGCGCTGATGACGACTTCGCAGGATTGGTGGCCCGCCGACTGGGGCCATTACGGCGGCCTGTTCATCCGCATGGCCTGGCACAGCGCCGGCACCTACCGCACGGCGGACGGCCGCGGTGGCGCAGGCACCGGCAACCAGCGCTTCGCACCGATCAACAGCTGGCCTGACAACGGCAACCTCGACAAGGCGCGCCGCCTGCTGTGGCCGATCAAGCAGAAGTACGGCAACAAGATCTCATGGGCCGACCTGATGGTTCTCGCCGGCAACTGCGCGATGGAATCGATGGGTTTCAAGACCTTCGGCTTCGCTGGTGGCCGCGCCGACATCTTCCAGCCCGAAGAGGACATCTACTGGGGCGCAGAGGCGGAATGGCTGGCCACCAGCGACAAGCCCAACAGCCGCTACTCAGGCGACCGCGAACTGGAAAACCCGCTCGCCGCAGTGCAGATGGGCCTGATCTATGTGAACCCGGAAGGCCCGGACGGCAATCCCGACCCGGTGGCATCCGGCCGTGACGTGCGCGAGACCTTCGCCCGCATGGCGATGAACGATGAAGAAACGGTCGCGCTTACCGCGGGCGGCCACACCTTCGGCAAGGCGCACGGTGCGGGAGACCCCGCCCTCGTCGGCCCTGAACCGGAAGGTGCGCCCATCGAAGAGCAGGGGCTGGGCTGGATCAACAGTTTTGGCTCCGGCAAGGGTGGCGATACCACCACCAGCGGCATCGAAGGTGCGTGGAAACCCAACCCAACGACGTGGGACAACGGCTACTTCGACATGCTGTTCGGCTACGAATGGGAGCTCACCAAGAGCCCGGCCGGCGCCCACCAGTGGGTGGCAAAGGACGTGAAGCCGGAGCACATGATTCCCGACGCCCACGATCCGTCGAAGAAGCATCCGCCGATGATGACCACGGCCGACCTGTCGATGCGCTTCGATCCGATCTACGAACCGATTGCGCGTCGCTTCCACAAGGACCCGCAGGCGTTTGCCGATGCGTTTGCGCGAGCCTGGTTCAAGCTCACTCACCGTGACATGGGGCCGAAGGCGCGCTACCTCGGCCCGGAAGTCCCGGCCGAAGACCTGATCTGGCAGGACCCGGTCCCCGCGGTCGACCACCCGCTGATCGACGCCAACGACGTCGCCGAACTCAAGGCCAAGGTGCTGGCATCCGGCCTGTCGATTGCCGAACTGGTGGCCACCGCATGGGCTTCGGCCTCGAGCTTCCGTGGCTCGGACATGCGCGGCGGCGTCAACGGTGCGCGCATCCGGCTTGCGCCGCAGAAGGACTGGGAAGTCAATCAGCCCGCCCAGCTGGCCAAGGTGTTGTCGACGCTCGAAGGCATCCAGCAGGCGTTCAACGCCGCGCAGAGCGGTGGCAAGAAAGTGTCGCTGGCCGACCTGATCGTGCTGGCCGGCAACGCCGCTGTCGAGGCCGCCGCCAAGGCCGGTGGTCATGCGCTGGACCTGCCCTTCACGCCGGGGCGCACCGATGCGTCGCAAGCGCAGACCGACGTGGAATCGTTCGCGGTGATGGAGCCCGAGGCCGATGGTTTCCGCAACTACCGGAGGGCGAACTACACCGTGCCGCCCGAGGCCATGCTGGTGGACAAGGCGCAGCTGCTGAAGCTGAGCGCGCCCGAAATGACGGTGCTGGTCGGTGGCCTGCGCGTGCTTGGCGCCAACACCGGTGGCTCGAAGGACGGCGTGTTCACCCAACGTGCCCAGACCCTGAGCAATGACTTCTTCGTCAATCTGCTCGACATGGGGACGACCTGGAAGCCGACCTCCGAGAGCGGGGAGAAGTTCGAGGGACGCGACCGCAGGACGGGCGCGGTCAAATGGACCGGCACGCGCGTGGATCTGATCTTCGGCTCCAACTCGCAGCTGCGTGCGCTGGCCGAGGTCTATGCGCAGGAAGACGCGAAGGAGAAGTTCGTGCGCGACTTTGCGGCAGCCTGGACCAAGGTCATGAACCTCGACCGCTTCGACCTGAAGTAA
- a CDS encoding 5-carboxymethyl-2-hydroxymuconate Delta-isomerase — protein sequence MSEVFKAALHSGLFGPDGNDIKVRAQSFSSYLTGPRKSAFIHVALKILSGRTPEQRSHLSSTVVAQLRALGFSNTSITAEVVEMERGSYGKVIV from the coding sequence GTGAGCGAAGTCTTTAAAGCCGCCCTGCATTCCGGTCTTTTTGGCCCGGATGGCAATGATATAAAGGTGCGGGCACAGAGTTTCAGCAGCTATCTGACAGGTCCGCGGAAATCCGCTTTCATTCACGTTGCGCTGAAAATCCTGTCCGGGCGAACACCCGAACAACGATCACATCTATCCAGTACCGTTGTCGCACAGTTACGCGCACTTGGCTTCAGCAACACCTCGATCACAGCCGAAGTTGTGGAAATGGAACGAGGTAGCTACGGCAAAGTGATCGTATAG
- a CDS encoding ABC transporter substrate-binding protein, with amino-acid sequence MDAVTLQLKWSHAFQFAGYYAAKEKGYYREVGLDVAIHEARPGDDPVKNVLDGNAQYGVGNSSLLLARSSGQPVVVLAVLFQHSPVVLLVRREGSVQGIHYMAGKRLMIEPQSDELLAYLKQEGIPLAGITRVEHSFRPQDLIDGKADAISAYVTNEPYFLDRTGFEYHTYTPRSAGIDFYGDNLFTTEHELRKNPARVKAFREASLRGWQYAMAHPEEIADLILDKYSQQHPREFYLFEARRMEPLFRTDLVEIGYMNPGRWRHIADTYAQLGLLPENFVFDGFVYNAESERDLTWLYLAGIVLVIVSAVAFYIYRINRRLTLALITSKRDHELLRVSEERHRLLADNATDVIWTMNLDGQFTYVSPSVEKLRGYSSEEVMRQSMEQALTAASIPIAKEALENSIAAMVQGKPFVEFQGELEQPCKDGSTVWTEVSTSGMRNAAGEFFGILGVTRNITKRKQMEDQVRQLAFYDPLTKLPNRRLLNDRLTQAMAISKRGGCYAAVMFLDLDNFKPLNDKYGHAVGDLLLIETADRLKKCVRETDTVARFGGDEFVVLISELMEDRAESEALAVRIAEKVRSSLAKAYVLTVQHEDKADGIVEHQCTVSIGIALFISHDATEGDILRRADTAMYQAKEAGRNKICFYDADLLETGSL; translated from the coding sequence TTGGACGCTGTCACGCTTCAACTCAAATGGAGCCACGCTTTTCAGTTCGCCGGCTACTACGCCGCGAAGGAAAAGGGCTACTACCGCGAGGTGGGGCTTGATGTCGCAATACATGAAGCCCGTCCGGGAGATGACCCGGTAAAAAACGTGCTTGATGGCAATGCCCAGTATGGGGTTGGTAATAGCAGCCTGCTTCTGGCGCGAAGTTCGGGGCAGCCCGTGGTGGTGCTGGCCGTCCTTTTTCAGCATTCGCCTGTGGTGCTGCTTGTCCGCCGCGAGGGATCGGTTCAGGGAATTCACTACATGGCGGGCAAGCGCCTGATGATCGAACCCCAGTCCGACGAACTGTTGGCCTATCTCAAGCAAGAGGGCATCCCCTTGGCCGGTATTACCCGCGTCGAGCACAGTTTCCGGCCACAGGACCTGATTGACGGCAAGGCAGATGCGATCTCTGCCTACGTGACCAACGAGCCCTACTTTCTGGATCGCACGGGCTTCGAGTATCACACCTACACCCCGCGCTCCGCTGGCATCGATTTCTATGGCGACAACCTGTTCACCACCGAACATGAGCTGCGGAAGAATCCTGCCCGTGTAAAGGCATTTCGTGAAGCGAGCCTGCGTGGTTGGCAGTACGCGATGGCGCACCCTGAAGAAATCGCCGACCTGATCCTGGACAAATACTCGCAGCAGCATCCCCGAGAGTTCTACCTGTTCGAGGCCCGCCGCATGGAGCCGCTCTTTCGAACGGATCTGGTCGAGATCGGGTACATGAACCCAGGTCGCTGGCGTCATATTGCGGACACCTACGCCCAGCTTGGCTTGTTGCCGGAAAACTTTGTGTTCGACGGATTCGTCTATAACGCCGAATCAGAGCGTGATCTGACCTGGCTCTACCTCGCAGGCATCGTGCTTGTCATCGTGAGTGCCGTCGCGTTCTATATTTATCGCATCAACAGGCGCCTGACCCTGGCACTGATCACCAGCAAAAGGGATCACGAGCTGCTCAGGGTCAGTGAGGAGCGGCATCGCCTGTTGGCTGATAACGCCACCGACGTGATCTGGACGATGAATCTCGATGGTCAATTCACCTATGTCAGCCCATCGGTGGAGAAGCTGCGGGGATATAGCAGCGAAGAGGTCATGCGGCAGTCCATGGAACAGGCATTGACCGCAGCGTCCATCCCGATTGCAAAGGAAGCACTTGAAAACTCCATTGCAGCGATGGTTCAAGGCAAGCCCTTTGTAGAGTTTCAGGGCGAACTCGAACAGCCGTGCAAGGACGGATCAACCGTTTGGACCGAAGTGAGCACCTCTGGCATGCGAAACGCTGCCGGTGAGTTTTTTGGCATCCTGGGCGTGACCCGGAACATCACCAAGCGCAAGCAGATGGAAGATCAGGTGCGGCAGCTCGCCTTCTATGACCCGTTAACGAAGTTGCCAAATCGTCGGCTACTCAACGATCGGCTCACTCAAGCGATGGCTATCAGCAAACGCGGTGGTTGCTACGCTGCAGTGATGTTTCTCGATCTGGACAACTTCAAGCCACTTAACGACAAATATGGGCATGCCGTCGGAGACCTGCTACTGATCGAGACGGCGGACCGGCTGAAGAAATGTGTGCGTGAAACCGACACCGTGGCTCGCTTCGGCGGTGATGAATTTGTGGTGTTGATCAGCGAGCTGATGGAGGATCGAGCTGAATCAGAAGCGCTGGCCGTGCGCATTGCCGAGAAGGTTCGCAGTTCTTTAGCCAAAGCCTACGTCCTGACAGTGCAGCACGAAGACAAAGCTGACGGCATTGTGGAGCACCAATGTACGGTGAGCATCGGCATTGCACTGTTCATCAGCCATGATGCGACCGAGGGCGACATCCTCAGGCGTGCGGATACAGCCATGTATCAGGCAAAAGAGGCTGGGCGTAACAAGATTTGCTTTTACGACGCTGACCTTTTGGAAACAGGCAGCCTCTGA
- a CDS encoding gamma-glutamyl-gamma-aminobutyrate hydrolase family protein, whose product MHIRPSDRSLQHHYDGVVITGGHDVNPALYAAEPEVEPLHDTERDALEMHVIELSLARRLPILGICRGAQLLNVFRGGSLFQELRSRRRRTSNRWTVLPLKRLHVESGSMLARLVGDGTQRINSLHNQAIDRAGEGLRISGRDLDGIVQAIEDPDYGFLLGVQWHPEFLLPMVTHRALFKALVDSARQYADTRRARENGHNT is encoded by the coding sequence GTGCACATCCGCCCGAGTGACAGATCGCTGCAGCATCATTACGACGGCGTCGTGATCACGGGCGGCCATGATGTCAATCCTGCCCTCTATGCCGCCGAACCCGAGGTCGAACCCCTCCACGACACTGAGCGCGACGCCCTCGAGATGCACGTCATCGAGCTGTCGCTGGCGCGCCGGCTGCCGATCCTCGGCATCTGCCGCGGCGCGCAACTCCTCAACGTATTCCGCGGCGGCAGCCTCTTCCAGGAACTGCGTTCGCGCCGCCGTCGCACCTCGAACCGCTGGACGGTGCTGCCGCTCAAGCGGCTGCACGTCGAGTCCGGCTCAATGCTTGCGCGCCTGGTCGGGGATGGTACGCAGCGCATCAACAGCCTGCACAACCAGGCCATTGATCGCGCCGGCGAAGGACTCCGTATATCCGGGCGCGACCTCGACGGCATCGTGCAGGCCATCGAAGACCCTGACTATGGTTTTCTGCTGGGCGTGCAATGGCACCCGGAGTTTCTGCTACCCATGGTCACCCACCGAGCACTGTTTAAGGCACTGGTTGACAGCGCCCGGCAATACGCCGACACCCGCCGTGCCAGAGAAAACGGGCACAACACGTAA
- a CDS encoding GGDEF domain-containing protein: MYASRDERLITCFSENFSGYAGSSDVLVSDRAEWVRITKLDFAQVPERLHIEMLDLALQDLADDVVAVTAFFHIHLPFPENILARETARLVLIFRLEGDAWKIAHSSISIPFGLAGDDEIYPMVNLRERNRELEALIETRTHALAEANRKLEALSNTDGLTGVANRRSFDQALSREWDRGLRSGAPLSLVMLDVDLFKHFNDTNGHLAGDACLQALARLLAQSGRRAGDLVARFGGEEFVVLLPETGGDDAVKFANHLLDEIRSLALPHAGVPAGIVTASLGVASLTPSRNDPPEFLVEQADRALYRAKQAGRNCMYVADAPRTD, from the coding sequence ATGTATGCCTCGCGCGACGAGCGCCTGATAACGTGCTTCAGCGAAAACTTCAGTGGCTACGCAGGCAGCAGCGATGTTCTGGTCTCCGACAGGGCTGAATGGGTTCGCATCACCAAGCTGGATTTCGCACAGGTGCCCGAGCGCCTCCACATCGAAATGCTGGATCTGGCGCTTCAGGATCTGGCCGACGATGTGGTCGCGGTGACTGCCTTCTTTCACATCCACCTTCCTTTTCCGGAAAACATTCTGGCGCGGGAAACGGCGCGTCTGGTGCTGATCTTCCGCCTCGAAGGCGATGCCTGGAAAATTGCACACAGCAGCATCTCAATTCCATTCGGTCTCGCCGGGGACGATGAAATCTACCCGATGGTTAACTTGCGTGAGCGCAATCGCGAGCTCGAAGCGCTGATCGAAACGCGCACTCACGCCCTGGCGGAAGCAAACAGAAAGCTTGAGGCCTTGAGCAACACCGACGGCCTGACCGGCGTCGCTAACCGCCGGAGCTTCGATCAGGCACTTTCCCGGGAATGGGACCGCGGACTACGCTCCGGCGCGCCGCTGTCGCTGGTCATGCTCGACGTCGATCTCTTCAAGCATTTCAACGACACAAATGGACACCTCGCGGGCGACGCGTGTCTGCAAGCGTTAGCCAGGCTGTTGGCGCAGTCGGGCCGCCGTGCGGGAGACCTGGTGGCGCGTTTCGGCGGCGAAGAGTTCGTCGTGCTATTACCCGAGACTGGCGGAGACGACGCAGTGAAGTTCGCCAACCATCTGCTGGATGAAATCCGTTCATTGGCACTGCCACATGCCGGCGTACCCGCAGGCATCGTCACCGCCAGCCTTGGCGTGGCCAGCCTGACGCCTTCCCGGAACGACCCACCCGAGTTCCTTGTAGAGCAGGCAGACCGGGCGCTGTACCGCGCCAAACAAGCAGGGCGCAATTGTATGTACGTCGCCGACGCACCGCGCACGGACTGA
- a CDS encoding sensor domain-containing diguanylate cyclase, whose amino-acid sequence MVTKLNSLADYKRALLLPLAAGLLTLLLVVGVAEFLRERRAIDEQRSIAVEGVKSALKLAIDRDSDKLSGLLELLTRNADLQQAFVRRDFDELRAVAQPYYAVLRARHNITHFYFIAPDRRMFLRVQAPERRGDEINRYTLSEAERTGKPSAGLELGPMGIFTLRVVHPWTDTSGQRIGYIELGIEIDRTLEQLHSLTGVSLYSLVEKKHVQRERWEAGMRMIGRNHDWDRFPDHVVVGRPEGSDRTDVPHRLLLAATSSTEVARARVAARSLVVETTPLSDASGRSVGRMLLVMDVSASEDRYDRAIALLVGAGLLIGLGTLLIADRVITHVYLRLNETRQERDDYLERAERDALTGLLRQDVFMRALHNELQRIRHDDSTSGLLMIDIDFFKRVNDTYGHRSGDHVLQSVARLIRDCVRPQDLVARYGGEEFTVILPGAGHDTAWAVAERIRSSVEQFPFLVDGTTLKLTLSIGISIAHGGGTTTEALIRTADRALYDAKNSGRNRIISHARS is encoded by the coding sequence ATGGTCACAAAGCTGAACTCTCTTGCCGATTACAAGCGGGCGCTGCTGCTGCCTCTTGCCGCAGGCTTGCTGACCTTGCTGCTGGTGGTCGGCGTAGCAGAGTTCTTGCGCGAACGCCGGGCGATCGACGAACAGCGTTCGATTGCGGTTGAAGGCGTCAAGTCCGCCCTGAAACTCGCAATCGACCGGGACTCCGACAAGCTTAGCGGCCTGCTCGAACTGCTCACGCGAAATGCCGACCTGCAGCAGGCCTTCGTCCGCCGTGACTTTGACGAACTGCGCGCGGTGGCACAGCCCTATTACGCCGTCCTGCGCGCCAGGCACAACATCACCCATTTCTACTTCATTGCACCGGATCGCCGCATGTTCCTTCGCGTGCAGGCCCCGGAACGCCGCGGTGACGAGATCAACCGCTACACGCTCAGCGAGGCCGAGCGCACGGGCAAACCGAGCGCTGGCCTGGAGCTGGGGCCGATGGGCATCTTTACGCTGCGCGTGGTCCACCCCTGGACTGACACCTCCGGCCAGCGGATTGGCTACATCGAACTCGGAATCGAGATTGACCGCACACTGGAGCAATTGCATTCGCTGACCGGCGTGAGCCTCTATTCACTCGTCGAAAAGAAACATGTCCAGCGCGAGCGCTGGGAGGCAGGCATGCGCATGATCGGGCGCAACCACGATTGGGACCGTTTCCCGGACCACGTGGTGGTGGGGCGTCCCGAGGGCTCCGACCGCACCGACGTTCCACACCGTCTGCTGCTGGCTGCGACCTCTTCCACCGAAGTAGCACGTGCACGGGTGGCCGCTCGCAGCCTGGTCGTGGAAACGACACCACTGAGCGACGCATCCGGGCGCAGCGTGGGCCGGATGCTGCTGGTGATGGACGTTTCTGCAAGCGAAGACCGATATGACCGCGCGATTGCACTCCTGGTGGGGGCTGGCCTGCTGATCGGACTGGGCACGCTGCTGATCGCCGACCGGGTCATCACTCATGTCTATCTCCGCCTGAACGAAACCCGGCAAGAGCGCGATGACTATCTGGAGCGCGCAGAGCGCGATGCGCTGACCGGCCTGCTGCGGCAGGATGTCTTCATGCGGGCCCTGCACAATGAATTGCAGCGCATCCGCCACGATGACAGCACATCCGGACTGCTGATGATCGACATCGATTTCTTCAAGCGGGTCAACGACACTTACGGCCACCGCAGCGGCGACCACGTGCTGCAGTCCGTGGCCCGCCTGATACGTGACTGCGTGCGTCCGCAAGACCTCGTCGCACGCTACGGCGGGGAGGAGTTCACGGTCATCCTGCCCGGCGCAGGGCACGACACCGCCTGGGCTGTCGCCGAGCGCATCCGCAGCAGCGTCGAGCAGTTTCCCTTTCTGGTCGACGGCACAACGCTGAAGCTCACCCTGAGCATCGGCATCAGCATCGCGCACGGAGGCGGCACGACCACCGAAGCCCTGATCCGAACCGCCGACCGTGCGCTCTACGATGCAAAGAACAGCGGCCGCAACCGCATCATCAGTCACGCAAGGAGCTGA
- a CDS encoding amidoligase family protein, translating into MAHEAPALLMPLQTLNPDGTPRRVGVELEMNGFTLDALAGIVAESIGARIGSRGRYERVLTGDAAGEWVIELDFALLKQLGREHHDEETLAGGIGKSTEEVLSWLATPLVPLEVVSPPLPMARLGEVEGLIAHLRKAGARGTSDRLVNAFGMQLNVEIPGADADSIAAYLKAFLCLYDWLFARADIDVSRRVTSYVDPFPVDYVTRVLAPGYRPDRATLIEDYLDANPTRNRALDLLPLFLELDAPRVRRATDDPRIKPRPAFHYRLPDCEIGRPGWGLHCAWNDWIEVERLAADPERLSACGARYLEIVRNPIKRLIDDWADEVERKWLAH; encoded by the coding sequence ATGGCACACGAAGCACCTGCACTGCTCATGCCACTGCAGACACTGAATCCGGACGGCACGCCGCGTCGCGTCGGCGTGGAGCTCGAGATGAATGGCTTTACCCTCGACGCACTGGCCGGGATTGTCGCCGAAAGCATCGGCGCCCGCATCGGCAGCCGCGGGCGGTATGAGCGCGTGCTCACCGGGGATGCGGCCGGCGAGTGGGTGATCGAACTCGATTTCGCGCTGTTGAAGCAGCTTGGACGCGAGCACCACGATGAAGAAACCCTCGCGGGCGGCATCGGCAAGTCCACCGAAGAAGTACTGAGTTGGCTTGCGACCCCGCTGGTACCGCTCGAAGTCGTCAGCCCGCCCTTGCCGATGGCGCGCCTTGGCGAAGTCGAAGGCTTGATCGCACATCTGCGCAAGGCTGGCGCACGCGGCACATCCGACCGCCTCGTCAATGCGTTCGGAATGCAGCTGAACGTGGAAATCCCAGGCGCCGATGCGGATTCCATCGCCGCCTATCTGAAGGCTTTCCTGTGCCTCTACGACTGGCTGTTCGCACGGGCCGACATCGACGTTTCGCGCCGAGTGACGAGCTACGTCGATCCGTTCCCCGTCGACTACGTAACGCGGGTACTCGCTCCCGGATACCGGCCGGATCGCGCCACGCTGATTGAGGATTATCTCGACGCCAACCCGACGCGAAACCGCGCCCTCGACCTGCTCCCCCTTTTCCTCGAACTCGATGCTCCCCGCGTGCGCCGCGCGACCGACGACCCGCGCATCAAGCCGCGGCCCGCCTTTCACTACCGGTTACCCGACTGCGAGATCGGTCGCCCCGGCTGGGGGCTGCACTGTGCATGGAACGACTGGATCGAGGTCGAACGGCTGGCGGCAGATCCGGAGCGCCTGAGCGCATGTGGAGCGCGATACCTGGAGATCGTGCGCAACCCGATCAAGCGCCTGATCGACGACTGGGCCGACGAGGTCGAACGCAAGTGGCTCGCCCACTGA
- a CDS encoding gamma-glutamylcyclotransferase family protein — translation MRKPQRRLALSIAGLGAAVAVASAYLWFQLLSPYGYLPPPGLSVIDVTRAHRVFAYGTLQYRPVRWLVMGRGAEARRAQLSSFDVAGLNIVPDATARVDGVVFEVSATELGALDRYERRGIRYARVEMDLDDGQAAWVYRRLQP, via the coding sequence ATGAGAAAACCACAGCGCAGACTCGCGTTGAGTATTGCCGGCCTCGGTGCAGCAGTCGCTGTTGCAAGCGCTTACCTGTGGTTTCAGCTGCTCAGCCCCTATGGCTATCTGCCTCCACCCGGGCTCTCGGTGATCGACGTAACGCGCGCTCATCGTGTGTTCGCCTACGGGACGCTGCAGTACCGCCCGGTGCGCTGGCTGGTGATGGGCCGCGGGGCTGAGGCCCGCCGTGCACAGCTGTCCAGCTTTGACGTAGCGGGGCTCAACATCGTGCCCGACGCGACGGCGCGGGTTGATGGTGTGGTATTCGAGGTTTCAGCCACCGAACTCGGCGCGCTCGATCGCTATGAGCGCCGCGGTATTCGGTATGCACGGGTCGAGATGGATCTCGACGATGGCCAGGCGGCCTGGGTTTATCGCAGGCTGCAGCCGTGA
- a CDS encoding MurR/RpiR family transcriptional regulator, which produces MTPKPAKRFKPIDERIEALSETLPDSEHKLAQLLTAQPALLATHSATELAAIAGSSKAAVTRFIQRVGYDGFASARREAREAQRWGAPGLQAASDLPAASEEAFGEHLRRDLQNLARTFEKLTSGVVEPAITSLARARRVGVVGYRNSHALAQYFARQLVLLKNHVALLPQAGQTIGEDLAAFGPDDMLVILAFRRRVPVVAEIARHAKKAGVPVLVLMDATTPAKEVDATWRIACETSGSGRFDSYAAAMSVLNLLVSALANRPEVEAGNRLRAAERLHEGLEEL; this is translated from the coding sequence ATGACGCCCAAGCCCGCCAAACGCTTCAAGCCGATCGACGAACGCATCGAAGCGCTCAGCGAAACCCTGCCCGACTCCGAGCACAAGCTCGCGCAGCTGCTCACCGCGCAGCCCGCCCTGCTTGCCACCCACTCAGCCACCGAGCTGGCGGCCATCGCGGGCAGCTCCAAAGCCGCAGTCACCCGCTTCATCCAGCGTGTTGGCTACGACGGTTTCGCCTCCGCCCGACGCGAAGCGCGCGAGGCGCAACGCTGGGGCGCCCCCGGCCTGCAGGCCGCATCCGACCTGCCCGCCGCCTCGGAAGAAGCCTTCGGCGAACACCTCAGGCGCGACCTGCAGAACCTTGCCCGTACCTTCGAGAAGCTCACCAGCGGCGTCGTAGAGCCCGCCATCACCAGCCTCGCCCGCGCCCGCCGGGTCGGCGTGGTTGGCTACCGCAACAGCCACGCCCTGGCGCAGTACTTTGCGCGCCAGCTCGTGCTGCTCAAGAACCACGTCGCCCTGCTCCCGCAGGCCGGTCAGACCATCGGCGAAGACCTCGCCGCCTTCGGCCCCGACGACATGCTCGTCATCCTCGCCTTCCGCCGCCGCGTACCGGTGGTCGCCGAAATCGCACGCCACGCAAAGAAAGCCGGCGTGCCGGTGCTTGTGCTGATGGACGCAACAACGCCCGCAAAGGAAGTCGACGCCACCTGGCGCATCGCCTGCGAAACGAGCGGCTCCGGCCGATTCGACTCCTATGCAGCGGCAATGAGCGTGCTCAACCTGCTCGTATCAGCACTGGCAAACCGGCCGGAAGTCGAAGCAGGCAACCGGCTGCGCGCAGCGGAAAGGCTGCATGAAGGGCTGGAAGAGCTGTAG